GCTCGGCATCGGCGTGACGCTGAAGAAGGGCGATATCATCACCATCGACGGCTCGGCCGGCCAGGTGCTGAAGGGCGAGGTGCCGATGATTCAGCCGGAACTGTCGGGCGATTTCGGCCGCATCATGGGCTGGGCCGACCGCGCCCGCCGCATGACGGTGCGCACCAATGCCGATACGCCGGCCGATGCCCGCGCCGCCCGCTCCTTCGGCGCCGAGGGCATCGGCCTTTGCCGCACCGAACACATGTTCTTCGAGGGCGAGCGCATCCATGTGATGCGCGAGATGATCCTGGCCGAAGACGAGAAGGGCAGGCGGCTGGCGCTCGACAAGCTGCTGCCGATGCAGCGCCTGGATTTTACCGGCCTCTTCACCGTCATGCACGGCCTGCCGGTGACGATCCGCCTGCTCGATCCGCCGCTGCACGAATTCCTGCCGAAGACCGATGACGAGGTGGCCGAGGTCGCCTTCGCCATGGGCATGGAGCCGCAGGCTTTGCGCCAGCGCGTCGATGCGCTGCACGAGTTCAACCCGATGCTCGGCCATCGCGGCTGCCGACTGGCGATCTCCTATCCCGAAATCGTCGAGATGCAGGCCCGCGCCATCTTCGAGGCGGCGGTGGCGGCCGCCCATGAGACCGGCGCTGCCGTCGTGCCCGAGATCATGGTGCCGCTCGTCGGCCTGCGCTCCGAGCTCGATTACGTCAAGGCTTGCATCGACGCCATTGCCAGCGAGGTCATGGCCGAGGCCGGCATGAGGATCGATTATCTCGTCGGCACGATGATCGAGCTGCCGCGCGCCGCCCTGCGCGCCCATGTGATCGCCGAGGCGGCGGAATTCTTTTCCTTCGGCACCAACGACCTGACGCAGACCACTTTCGGCATCTCGCGCGACGACGCCTCCGCCTTCATCCCCACCTACCAGCGCAAGGGCATCATCGAGCACGACCCCTTCATCTCGCTCGATTTCGACGGGGTGGGGGAACTGATCAGCATCGCTGCCGAACGCGGCCGGCGCACCCGCAACGACATGAAGCTCGGCATCTGCGGCGAACATGGCGGCGACCCGGCCTCGATCCGCTTCTGCGAAACGATCGGCCTCGATTACGTCTCCTGCTCGCCTTTCCGCGTGCCGATCGCAAGGCTTGCGGCGGCGCAGGCGGTCATTGCCGCGAGCAGGTAAGCCGGCCCGTCAGTGACGATAGCGCCAGCGATCGCGGTAGATATAGGGCCCGTTCAGATCCCAGGCCATGCGGTCCATCATCTCCGCGCTCGCAGCCCGCGATTCGGCCCGCCGGTCGAGATCGATGCGCTGCAGGCAGGTGGCGAACCCATCCGTGCCGCGGCGGAAACCGTAGCTCAGGCACTGCCGCTCATCCGCCGCCCGCCGCTCCTCCGGCGTCATCGTCTGACAGGCGGAAAGGCTGGCGGCGAGGGCGAGGATGGTGAAGATAAGAGGGACGCGCATCGGGGTATTCCTTGCTTTTCCCGGAGGAAATGCCATTCGTGTGCGGGCGTCAAGTTGCGACTGCCGCCCCGGGAGAAGCGCCCGTTTTTCGCGAGGCGCCGGCCACCTGCCGATCTCCCTCCTTGTGGGGGAGATGCCCGGCAGGGCAGAGGGGGGTTCAAAGCCCTCAGTGCGTCGCAGTCGGACGGCTTTCATACTATCAATTATGGTGATCGTGCCCTTTGTTTTGGTTCGCGTAGCGGCAGGGGCACCCCCGTCTGTCCTGCCGGACATCTCCCCCACAAGGGGGAGATCGGCTGAGGGCACTCTCCTCATTCTCCCTCATTCCTGTGACATCCCTCGGGCAAAGCCCTGAGGACAGGAAGGAGGGAGCGTGAGTATGCGCTCTCATCAGGCTTTCACGCCGCCCCAGCCGGATCCCCGATCGGCAGCAGCGCCGGATCGAGCGGCGGGTCTTGCGGGTTTTTCGTATCGCCGGGGTCCTGCGCCGGTGTCAGCGGTGGTTTTTCCTGGGTTCGGTCGGGAATGCCGGGTGTTGGCGTCGGGCCGCGTGGGGTATCGGCATTCGGTATCGGGTCTCTGTTGGGCATGATCGCCTCCTTTTGAAAAAAGGAACGGCAGCCCAGGCAGATGGTTCCACTTTCGCCGCCCACCTTCCTATGCACAAGGGCGATTCCTCTGTATGAGGGGCTTGCAAATATTGGAACGAGCATGGCCATCCGCGATCGATTTTCGAAGAAGCTGAACTGCCCGCAATGCGGCAATGCGGGTTTTGCCGAGGCTTCGGAGATCGATGATCCCAAGCGCAAGCATCCAGATTTCCAGGTCGATCAGCTGCCGCGCGGCTTCGGCGTGCAGCGCGCTGCCAATCACCAGGAAAGCTTCATGATCAAGTGCGAGTGCGGCCGCAAATTTCCCTTCCGCAGCCTGGCGGAAGCCGCAGCCGAGCGGCGCTGAAACAAAGCAATTCCAGGAAAAGTCCGCAGCGGTTTTCCCCGGCAAAGCGCGAAGCGCCTTTGCCGGGAATTGCGGAAAAACAGGCTTCAGATCCGCTCCAGCACCTCGACGAAGGCATCGGCGAAACGCACCAGATGCGCGGTCTCCTCATCGGGCGCCTGCATGCGGATCTCGGTGCCGGCATGATCGAGCAGCGCCAGCACGACGCGCATCTCGCTGCCGCCGTCGGGGATGCGCAGCACCGCGATGCGCCGGCAATCGGCGATAAGCCCCGCGGCCGGCAGGTCGAACAGCAGTTCGCCGCCGGAACGGCCGGCCGCCTGGCGCACCGCCTCGCAGAAGCCGGCATCGCCGCCGGCATAACCTTCGAGTGAAAGTTCGAGCTCGACGAGCTCCATCGGCAGCGTCGGTTCGGCGTGATCGATCCCGCCAAGCGCAGACGCCTGCGGCCTTGCTGCTATCTCGGGTGAAATCATCCCGTCTCTCCTGTCCGTGATCCTGGAGATGAAACCGCGGCAGAATGGCCTTTTTTTGGCATATCAGCAAGGGCTCATGAATCCGGTCCGGCCAGCGCCTCGGCCATCTCGGGTGAATTCCATCTGATATTCCGAGACAACAGTTTCAATTCAGCCGAATCTTGCCCCAGATCCGGATGATTTAGGCCGGGCCGGCCTAAAATCTGAATCCGGATCTAAATCAAAGAAATAGAGCATGATGTCGTCCGAAAACCGCTTCACACTTTTCGGCATCATGCTCTAAACAGGTTATGGCGATTTGCGTGGTTGAGGACGCGGCGCTGAGGAGCAACCGGTAAGTTTGATGGCCATCCGCTACGACCGCCCCGTTTCAAGCGCCGCCCGCTTTTCGCGGCTGCTCGGGGCATTTTCGCTGGTTCTGGCGCTGGCCGTGCTGATCGCCCATCGCTTCGGCGGGCTCGCCACGCCCTATCTCGTGCTGCTGCTGTTCACCGCCGCCGGCTTCGCGCTGCTTGCCGCCCTGCTTGCCGCAATCGGCCTGCGCAGCCTCTGGATGACCGGGGCCGAAGGCGGGCTTGCCGCACTGGCGGCGCTGATCTACGCCGCCTTTCCGCTCGGCATCGGCGCCTTTGCCGCCGAGCGTTACATGACGCTGCCTGACATCTATGACGTCTCCACCGATCCGGTCTCGGAACCGGACTGGCTGTCGCCGCCGAAGGCCGACCAGATCTGGCTGAAGCGCAATCTCGTGACTCCCGAAGATCGCGAAAAGCAGATTTCAGCCTATCCCGAACTGACCGGCCGGCGTTACGAAGGCGCGCTCGACCGCGTGCTGGAAGCGGTGCGCAAGGTCGCCAAGCAGAGCGGCTTTGTAATCGTCAAGAGCACCGGCACGAGCGAGCCGGACCGCGATATCGAGGACAGGCCGGCAAAGCCCGCCCCCGGCGACGATGCCGTGACCGACGCGCCCGGCATCATTCCCGTGCCGACGCCGCGCCCCTATGACGACGACGTCGCCAAGCTGATCCGTGGCGCCAACGGCGTGACGCTGCAGGCAACCACCCGCACGCTGATCCTCGGCCTGCGCTTCGATATGATCATCCGGCTGCGCGAAGAGGCCGAGACCACCTTCGTCGACATCCGCGTCGCCTCCCGCTACGGCCAGCACGACCTCGGCTTCAGCGCCGAAATCGCCGACGATTATCTGAA
This DNA window, taken from Rhizobium etli CFN 42, encodes the following:
- a CDS encoding DUF1499 domain-containing protein is translated as MAIRYDRPVSSAARFSRLLGAFSLVLALAVLIAHRFGGLATPYLVLLLFTAAGFALLAALLAAIGLRSLWMTGAEGGLAALAALIYAAFPLGIGAFAAERYMTLPDIYDVSTDPVSEPDWLSPPKADQIWLKRNLVTPEDREKQISAYPELTGRRYEGALDRVLEAVRKVAKQSGFVIVKSTGTSEPDRDIEDRPAKPAPGDDAVTDAPGIIPVPTPRPYDDDVAKLIRGANGVTLQATTRTLILGLRFDMIIRLREEAETTFVDIRVASRYGQHDLGFSAEIADDYLKALDAELLGIAGG